A window from Dermacentor albipictus isolate Rhodes 1998 colony chromosome 10, USDA_Dalb.pri_finalv2, whole genome shotgun sequence encodes these proteins:
- the LOC135907363 gene encoding endothelin-converting enzyme 2-like: protein MGEEVKKVGNQVQEEETKIADDGTPCLDAHQPGRPRQPERPSRISAAPNPAVVLLIGFVCCGSRILVDQLALLAYPWCDHPTKCYDYAEELAASVDPSVDPCDNLYEHVCAHWSRRYPAFPGQFHLLQTRAAVFVLRQLERAAPQHPSLAVRRTVSGYQACRGAFDDQREDAQVLFDVFDQFNVTWPAWTLPENFDVMEYLLGLSLDYGLETPLLLSLRPYLPTDRRYGFSLDFVLGRDGTAYEPAQVAACMPSVAPSVGRDSALQFGDDHSRRARGPGGPPGCRLPGSEPRPRHHRKPGQRHRTASGARRPAERHQQAPAEEHDGSKGRESACLQQNGLRAERDAENRQAIALRASRAVQRLEHRREKQCRDVVVAVDLHVREGA from the exons ATGggggaagaggtcaagaaagttggcaatcaAGTACAAG AAGAAGAAACGAAGATTGCGGACGACGGCACGCCTTGCCTCGACGCTCACCAACCAGGTCGACCACGACAGCCAGAACGCCCCAGCCGAATATCTGCTGCCCCGAATCCCGCGGTAGTGCTGCTCATCGGCTTCGTTTGCTGCGGGAGCAGGATCCTGGTGGACCAACTCGCCCTGCTGGCCTACCCGTGGTGCGATCACCCGACCAAGTGCTACGACTACGCCGAGGAGCTGGCCGCCAGCGTGGACCCCAGCGTGGACCCGTGCGACAACCTGTACGAGCACGTGTGCGCGCACTGGTCTCGGCGGTACCCCGCGTTTCCAGGTCAGTTCCACCTCCTGCAGACCAGGGCGGCGGTCTTCGTGCTGCGGCAACTCGAGCGCGCCGCCCCTCAGCACCCGTCGCTGGCCGTCAGGAGGACCGTGTCCGGGTACCAGGCCTGCCGCGGGGCCTTCGACGATCAGCGAGAAGACGCCCAG GTCCTCTTCGACGTGTTCGATCAGTTCAACGTCACGTGGCCGGCCTGGACGCTTCCGGAGAACTTCGACGTGATGGAGTACCTGCTGGGCCTGTCGCTGGACTACGGCCTGGAGACGCCGCTTCTGCTCAGCTTGAGGCCGTACTTGCCGACGGAcaggcgctacggcttttctctGGACTTCGTCTTGGGCCGAGACGGGACCGCGTACGAACCGGCGCAGGTAGCCGCCTGCATGCCGTCGGTGGCGCCGTCCGTTGGGCGCGATTCTGCGTTGCAGTTCGGCGACGATCATTCACGCCGTGCACGCGGACCTGGTGGTCCTCCTGGATGCCGTCTCCCGGGATCGGAGCCACGTCCTCGCCACCATCGAAAACCTGGCCAACGACATCGCACAGCAAGTGGCGCCCGACGCCCTGCTGAACGCCATCAACAAGCACCTGCCGAAGAACACGACGGTTCGAAAGGACGAGAGAGTGCTTGTCTACAACAAAACGGGCTTCGCGCTGAGCGAGATGCTGAGAACCGCCAAGCGATCGCGCTACGCGCATCTCGTGCTGTTCAGCGGCTGGAACATCGTCGCGAGAAACAATGCCGGGATGTCGTCGTCGCTGTTGACCTGCATGTCCGGGAAGGCGCCTGA
- the LOC135907365 gene encoding neprilysin-1-like, with the protein MAGYALARFYVDSAELSQAVLDVADTWNAVSDATRRNFPTLSWMDKSTAAGAIDHVDSLLSIVAIPAHLNTSQALDAFYDYLGADQSQPFFRWFMRSRNRRSDKYKSFIREDPKVAVHREDLPLSSVEVNAFYLHLYHIMDVLPATIAPPFVASGVAPAVIYGSIGKVLGHELSHAFDPQFSTQTRTGDFATWWSLPSFKRFIERLWCVISQVDNCIESYVHGFNALSEVFADTAGTEKARLAYASLPTQPGMLGYSQEQLFFVAGCFEFCAKNPYWWDVSDIYPASALRCNLPVANEKKFAAAFKCPTGAALNPQTRCIFYGAYTVEPHSAAPYCMVANIFLFRCQFSEVLPVPAREKPT; encoded by the coding sequence ATGGCCGGCTACGCCCTTGCCCGCTTTTACGTCGACAGCGCGGAACTTTCACAAGCTGTGCTTGACGTCGCGGACACGTGGAACGCCGTGAGCGACGCCACGCGGCGCAACTTCCCCACCCTGTCGTGGATGGACAAGTCCACCGCCGCGGGCGCCATCGACCACGTGGATAGCCTCCTTTCCATCGTCGCCATTCCGGCGCACCTGAACACTAGCCAGGCGCTGGACGCCTTCTACGATTACCTGGGGGCGGACCAGTCGCAGCCCTTCTTCCGCTGGTTCATGAGGTCCAGGAATCGGCGGTCGGACAAGTACAAGAGCTTCATTCGCGAGGACCCAAAGGTGGCCGTGCACCGCGAAGACCTGCCGTTGAGCTCGGTGGAGGTGAACGCTTTTTACCTGCATCTCTACCACATCATGGACGTCCTTCCCGCCACCATTGCCCCGCCGTTTGTGGCTTCAGGCGTGGCCCCGGCGGTGATCTACGGATCCATCGGCAAGGTCTTGGGTCACGAGCTGTCCCACGCCTTCGACCCGCAATTCAGCACTCAGACCAGGACCGGCGACTTTGCCACATGGTGGTCGCTGCCGTCCTTTAAGCGATTCATCGAAAGGCTGTGGTGCGTCATTTCTCAGGTGGACAACTGCATCGAAAGCTACGTCCACGGCTTCAACGCGCTGTCGGAGGTGTTCGCGGACACTGCCGGCACCGAGAAGGCCCGCCTGGCGTACGCTTCGCTGCCGACTCAGCCGGGTATGCTCGGCTACTCGCAGGAGCAGCTGTTTTTCGTCGCGGGCTGCTTCGAGTTCTGTGCCAAGAATCCCTACTGGTGGGATGTGTCGGACATTTACCCGGCATCCGCCCTGCGTTGCAATTTACCCGTTGCCAACGAGAAGAAATTCGCGGCGGCGTTCAAGTGTCCCACCGGAGCAGCGCTGAACCCGCAGACGCGCTGCATCTTCTACGGAGCGTACACGGTGGAACCTCATTCAGCAGCTCCGTACTGCATGGTTGCCAACATTTTTCTTTTCCGTTGCCAATTTTCAGAAGTACTCCCCGTGCCTGCTAGGGAGAAACCAACGTGA